In Methanobacterium sp., the genomic stretch TTGCACCGTTCATGTAATCTCCACCAACAGTATATCCTACATATATTGTTGCTAAAAGATAGGCTATAGTACTTCCCCATGATCCAATTATCATTTGAAGGATAATCCCCAATATTATTGAAATCACTATACCAATTATTACTGGCGTCCATTTTACTTCGACCATTTTTTCACCTCCCTTTATGTAATTATTCATTAATTGAGCGCTCTTATTAATATATTTTTCTTTCTAATCCCATATTAAGGAAAATATCTTATAAAATATAGCTAATAATATAAAATTTAAAATAAATTTAATTATAATGTATAATTTTTAAAATTTTGGCACTGAATGATGTATTTATATAAAAAATAGGTCATTAATTCAATATGGACTTAAATCCATGTAACTTTTAATTATCAAAATAAAGAGAATAATTAACTTTATAGCTCATTTTTAGTTAATTTAGACCCAATAGCGCCCCCTACAGCACCAATGATAATATCTACAAATATTATGAGTGTTATACTCAAAAATGAGGATGTTATAACTAAAAATCCTCCAACAATCAATAAAATTATTATTGAAACAATCCCTCCAAGGATTCCAATAAGACCACCGTGAATAATTCCGTTTTTAATGTCCTTATTTACTAAATAACCTACAATTATCCCTGTTACTATTAAACTGATATATGAACCCGTATTTCCAATTACTGCATTCAAAATAACGGCGATTATTACTGCTATAACAAAGCCAATTATTGAGATTTTCCAGTTGATCATCTTCTTTTTCTCCTGTAAATTATTATTCGGCGAATGGTGATTAATTAATTTATTATATCTTTTTAATAGTTAGTATGCCTTATAAATCAATGGATTTAAGAATTAGTGATAATTTATTTTTAGATGATTCAAATTGGCCTTAAAAGATGGAACAGCTTGTTTAAAAAAATTAAAAAAATAATTAGTTATACCCTTCTTCCAGTTACCAGCGAGCCTATAGCCCCACCAATTGTGCCTAAAATGATATCAACTATCCATGCGACTATTAAAGCTACGCCTATAACTGAAGGAGCTAAACCTTCCATGGAAATTCCTAAAAGTCCCAATATAAGTGCAATAATTCCACCTAAAAGACCCGCTACTGCTCCGTGAACTGCTCCGTTCATTATGTCTCCGCCGACCATATATCCAACCACTAAACCGGCGATTATCACTGCAATCATTGGCCCATATAGTGGGGAGAATAAACCGAAAATGAATGCTAGTACAATGGCTATAACTGCCCCGACGATTATTGCAGTCCAATTAACCTCTACTGCCATTTTTTTCACCTCCTCTTTTTATTACTTTATTGTATATTTTTATTACTATATTTAAATATTTTCCTTTAACCTCGTAAAATTCAGTTAAAATCTATTAAATGAATGAAAACAAAATAAAAAACAATTTGCAATAAATCCAAACAAATTCCAGTTAGTTAAGTGAAACTATAAAAAAAATAAATTTAATTAACAAAATTTAAAAAATAATTTTGAATTCTGTGCCTTTTGAAGTATTAACTTCAATTTTTCCATCAAGCTGTTTAACAAGTTTATTAACCAGTCTTAAACCAGATGTATCAGCTTTTTCAATATTAATCTCTTCCTTAAAACCAATTCCATCATCCCATACTGTTAAAACTGTATTGTTATTATCTGAATGGAATTTAATACATATTTGACCTTTTCTTTCATCTGGAAAGGCATGTTTTAGAGAATTAGTTACAATTTCATTAATAATAAGTCCACAAGGGATAGCAACGTCAATATCCAGAGGTATCCCTTCAACATCCATTTTAAATGAAATTAAATTAGAATCAACTCCATAAAAATCAAATAAATAGTCTGTTAATTCCCGTATATAACATGCAAAATCAATCATTGCAAAGTCCTCTGATTGATAAAGTTTTTCATTAATTAATTCAACTGCCTTTGCCCTGTTTTGAATCTCCTGATTAAAATCCTTAGGTTTTTTTTGACCGTTTTGGAAGTATTCAGCGTCGATTATGCTTATAATTGTTTGTAAGCTGTTTTGAATTCTTTCTTGAATCTCATCAAGTAAAATCTTTTTTTCTTCCAGTGAAGCTCTGATCTCTTCTTCTGCCAATTTACGTTCGTTTATTTCTCTTCTAAGCTTTTTATTTGCCTCTTTAAGTCCCAATGTACGTTTTTCCACCAGTTCTTCAAGATGATCTCTGTGTTTTATTAACTCTTCCTCTGTAGCTTTACGCTCTATTGCATAAAATATGGAACGAGCAAGTAATTTTCCATCAACTTCTCCTTTCATGAGATAATCCTGAGCTCCCTGATGTACTGCTTCAATAGCCGTTTCTTCATCAGATTCTCCACTTAATATTACGATGGGTAAGTTAGATTTACCATTTCGTGCTTTGATGAATGTATCAAGCCCAGTGTTATCCGGTAAGTTTAGATCCAAAAGTAAAACATCAAATCCATCATTTTCAATGCATTTTAGGCCTTTATCAAGTCTTTCTACATGAGTAAATTCAAAATTGAAATGTCTTACTTCTTTAAGCATTTCCTGTATCAATCGGACATCCCTTATATTATCTTCAATTATTAAAATTCTGGTAGGATTACCCATCTAAACATACACCCCGATAATATTGCTTAAATTTAATTAATATTGAATAATATACTCCTTATAACTTTACCTCTTCTGCTTGTTCTAAATAATAATTAAATAAACGATTACCCCACTCTATTGCCTCTTTATCTTCGCTTATTAGATATTTATGAAGATCATAGATTCCATCTACCGAAAACAGCCCAAGGGCAAGGAAATTATCTGCAACTGTAAATGACAGTTTTATATCTTCTATTTTCCATAACTTGAAATCTTTCTCTAAAAGCGCCTTTTTAAGATTTTCACGGCCTTTTATCTCTATCCATTTTTCTAAAACTTCTTCTGTTAACATAAGCTGCAGCGAACTTTTTTCAAGTATTTCTTCAAACATCTCTATCTTTTGAGGAAGAAGAACTGAAGATATGTATTTCACTTCATTTGCCTTTGACAATAGTTCTGCATGAACTGTTTGAGGTTTCATTACATCTGTAGGGGTTGATTCCACTACAAATGAATTATTAAGACTTCCAATTCTTTCAAGTAAATATTCAGGTATTGCCTCTATTTCGTGTTTTAAAAGTATCTTTTCAAGTTCTCCTAAGGATGTGGATGCTTTAATAAGGTTAGTAAGGTTTAGAGCAACAATTTTTCCAGTTTGAGAAAGAGAATATCCCCCTGACTTCTTTAAAATGAGATTTCTTTCTTCAAGCTGGCTCATTCCATGTAAAATTGTGGAAGAATTCAGATTGGTTTTATCTTTAAGATCCCCTAAATTTTTCGATCCCTCATTTAAAACAATAATAATCTTCGTTCTAACATCAGAAGCCGTAAGGAACTTTAAATCATCCCTAACTTTTTCATAAAGCTTTAAAATATTTGAAGACATTCTTTTACCCTTTAAATTAAATAAATAGATGTTATAACATGTTATATTGAATTTAATCCCCTAATTTCTTCCCCAATCTCTTAAATTCCATTATTTTCTCAATTAAAATCATGAATTATCTAATTTTCTGTTACATAAACAGATCACCAGTAAACATGTCGAGATATCAAACACACTCACTCATTTTTTGTTTTTTGTACTTATTATTTTTTATGATATGATTCTTGAAATAATTTTATGAAAACCCCGAGAGAATAATGCTTCAGCCTATTTGCTCATTAAAACTCTAAATCCGATATTATGTATTTTGGATAGAAAATATACCTTTTAGACTTTTCGCTAAAATAAATACCAATTTAAGTAAAAAAACTTATTTAAATCATTAAACCTTTAAAAACATTCATTTACGAAATAAGTTTTATTTCAGATAATAAATTCTAATTAAAGCTTTTTTAACCTAACAAAATGATGAATTTCATTTATCTAAAAAAATATTGATTTTATAAGATAAATAAAAAAATACATCTTTAACATTGTTCCATATAGTATTAATCTAAATTTAAGGAAGGCCATAAAATGACATACACCCTTATCTATAACGGAACGCTAATTGATGGTAATGGAAATAAACCTCTTTCTAACGCTGCTATTTTAATTAAAGATAATCAAATAGTCGATGTAGGAACTGAAGATTCTATTTCTCTGCCAGATGCTGAAATAAAAAATATAGATGTTAACGGCATGTTCATTTTACCCGGATTTATAGATACCCATGTTCATATAATGGCAAATGGGTTTAAAATGGAAGATACCATGTATAATCCGCTCTCTTTTTACTTTTATAGAGGGGCAGAAAATATGCGCCGAACAATTGATGCTGGTGTAACCACAGTTCGGGATGCAGGACTTGCAGACGTCGGCGTTAAAATGGCAGTTGAACAGGGATTAATTGTAGGTCCAAGGCTGCTTATTAGTGTTATGCCGCTTTCTATAAGCGGAGGTCATTTTGATCTCTGGCTAAATTCCGGATTTGACATGAAAATATC encodes the following:
- a CDS encoding DUF5518 domain-containing protein, with the translated sequence MINWKISIIGFVIAVIIAVILNAVIGNTGSYISLIVTGIIVGYLVNKDIKNGIIHGGLIGILGGIVSIIILLIVGGFLVITSSFLSITLIIFVDIIIGAVGGAIGSKLTKNEL
- a CDS encoding DUF5518 domain-containing protein, which translates into the protein MAVEVNWTAIIVGAVIAIVLAFIFGLFSPLYGPMIAVIIAGLVVGYMVGGDIMNGAVHGAVAGLLGGIIALILGLLGISMEGLAPSVIGVALIVAWIVDIILGTIGGAIGSLVTGRRV
- a CDS encoding response regulator; protein product: MGNPTRILIIEDNIRDVRLIQEMLKEVRHFNFEFTHVERLDKGLKCIENDGFDVLLLDLNLPDNTGLDTFIKARNGKSNLPIVILSGESDEETAIEAVHQGAQDYLMKGEVDGKLLARSIFYAIERKATEEELIKHRDHLEELVEKRTLGLKEANKKLRREINERKLAEEEIRASLEEKKILLDEIQERIQNSLQTIISIIDAEYFQNGQKKPKDFNQEIQNRAKAVELINEKLYQSEDFAMIDFACYIRELTDYLFDFYGVDSNLISFKMDVEGIPLDIDVAIPCGLIINEIVTNSLKHAFPDERKGQICIKFHSDNNNTVLTVWDDGIGFKEEINIEKADTSGLRLVNKLVKQLDGKIEVNTSKGTEFKIIF
- a CDS encoding DUF1724 domain-containing protein is translated as MSSNILKLYEKVRDDLKFLTASDVRTKIIIVLNEGSKNLGDLKDKTNLNSSTILHGMSQLEERNLILKKSGGYSLSQTGKIVALNLTNLIKASTSLGELEKILLKHEIEAIPEYLLERIGSLNNSFVVESTPTDVMKPQTVHAELLSKANEVKYISSVLLPQKIEMFEEILEKSSLQLMLTEEVLEKWIEIKGRENLKKALLEKDFKLWKIEDIKLSFTVADNFLALGLFSVDGIYDLHKYLISEDKEAIEWGNRLFNYYLEQAEEVKL